A window of the Acipenser ruthenus chromosome 30, fAciRut3.2 maternal haplotype, whole genome shotgun sequence genome harbors these coding sequences:
- the LOC117398624 gene encoding putative bifunctional UDP-N-acetylglucosamine transferase and deubiquitinase ALG13 → MTVYTENVVLCCSNYGYYDNVYPKHYHAAAAVCQAILYEVLYKDVFGIEEEEIHSALDVFHGSGGRRYRNSSLMCSEDANFETSDNHKSPTANKKSAFDKEDLEVTEGGNPSEEKSKSGPVEQKPADGPAKTSFPYEVLKALDPSIYRNVEFHVWKDSMKELQKTNYMVFAGRLYCLGEKLTCKLVVFQVRLEPGGKYYNAFIQEVGHHSSAVTVFIEELGEKHLVPLTNLKPVTQVNPVPAWNSAPNRKGGNNKRMSDGYAAELDHDVRRHRRFYKKARGKEMAVAHSRGQSGLPPRLQHNIPSGRSSSIHNPPGSTNMAPYKQYQPHPSSQRAGRGYGPPRSSACFVNRHPLVGPEVAYYSSLGRRYYQSFDNYAYRSR, encoded by the exons ATGACTGTCTACACAGAAAAc gttgtgctgtgctgttctaACTATGGCTACTATGATAATGTGTATCCAAAACACTAccatgctgctgcagcagtgtgccAAG CTATCCTGTATGAGGTCCTGTACAAGGATGTGTTTGGGATCGAGGAGGAGGAGATTCACTCTGCCCTGGATGTGTTCCACGGCAGTGGGGGGAGGCGGTACCGCAACAGCTCCTTGATGTGCAGCGAGGACGCCAACTTCGAAACCAGCGACAACCACAAGAGCCCCACAGCAAACAAGAAGTCAGCCTTTGA TAAGGAGGACTTGGAGGTGACTGAGGGTGGCAATCCTTCTGAAGAGAAATCCAAATCCGGACCAGTAGAACAGAAG CCTGCAGACGGCCCAGCAAAGACCTCTTTTCCTTACGAGGTGCTGAAAGCTTTGGACCCGTCTATCTACCGCAATGTTGAGTTTCACGTCTGGAAAGACAGCATGAAAG AGCTTCAGAAAACTAACTACATGGTGTTTGCTGGGAGGCTGTACTGCTTGGGAGAAAAAT TGACTTGTAAACTGGTTGTGTTCCAGGTTCGCTTGGAGCCTGGTGGGAAGTACTACAATGCTTTTATCCAAGAGGTTGGGCATCACAGCAGTGCAGTCACGGTTTTTATAGAGGAGCTGGGTGAAAA GCACCTTGTCCCTTTGACGAACCTGAAACCAGTCACCCAGGTTAACCCAGTGCCAGCCTGGAACAGTGCCCCAAACCGGAAAGGGGGGAATAATAAAAGGATGTCTGATGGATATGCAGCAGAGCTCG ACCATGACGTAAGGCGTCACAGGCGTTTCTACAAGAAGGCCCGTGGGAAGGAGATGGCCGTGGCGCACAGCAGGGGGCAGTCTGGGCTTCCCCCAAGACTGCAGCACAACATCCCTTCCGGCAGGTCCTCCTCCATCCACAACCCCCCGGGCAGCACCAACATGGCCCCCTACAAGCAGTACCAGCCCCACCCCTCCAGCCAGCGGGCAGGCCGAGGCTACGGGCCTCCCAG AAGTTCAGCATGCTTTGTTAATAGACACCCTTTGGTTGGACCCGAGGTAGCGTACTACTCTAGCCTAGGAAGGAGGTATTACCAGAGCTTTGATAACTACGCCTACAGGTCACGGTAA
- the LOC131696715 gene encoding putative bifunctional UDP-N-acetylglucosamine transferase and deubiquitinase ALG13 produces MPCVNKECQFTFVPDNGEEPQGLNGTITFNELEEGDKTAFPPPGNGQGQGVSPPLAPPPATFRLRREPSPSGKQATASSEDDMDERSNSGEYPEDYIYTDPEAGFQSPSVDPAADSTTNLEGGTHAGAPQDAVATSSYSQQVLVNSLSCVNAASATVSTSGSTASSQSPAAPPQSTMQPVIVSPHPVTRPGNAKCAKQTV; encoded by the exons ATGCCCTGTGTGAATAAAGAGTGCCAGTTCACCTTTGTGCCCGACAATGGGGAGGAGCCACAGGGCCTGAATGGGACCATCACCTTCAATGAGCTAGAGGAGGGGGATAAGACTGCCTTCCCGCCCCCCGGAAACG GTCAG GGACAAGGAGTTTCCCCTCCACTTGCCCCCCCTCCTGCCACCTTCCGGTTGAGAAGGGAACCCAGCCCCTCTGGAAAGCAGGCCACGGCTTCATCTGAGGACGATATGGATGAACGGAGCAACAGTG GTGAATATCCTGAGGATTACATTTACACTGATCCAG AGGCTGGATTCCAGAGTCCATCTGTGGATCCTGCTGCGGACTCCACAACTAACCTG GAAGGGGGGACTCATGCTGGAGCTCCGCAAGATGCCGTTGCCACTTCCAGTTACTCCCAGCAG GTTTTGGTGAACTCCTTGTCCTGTGTCAACGCTGCTTCAGCCACCGTGTCCACCTCCGGCTCCACAGCCAGCTCCCAGTCCCCTGCAGCCCCTCCCCAGTCTACCATGCAGCCAGTCATTGTGTCTCCCCACCCCGTCACACGACCAGGTAATGCCAAGTGTGCCAAGCAAACAGTCTGA